One part of the Natronorubrum sediminis genome encodes these proteins:
- the radB gene encoding DNA repair and recombination protein RadB, which translates to MNDEAIPTGCDPVDELLGGGFERGTVTQLYGPPAAGKTNLALSAAVDTAAAGGTAVYIDTEGVSVDRFQQLLTASVADEDVEDVASRIVIEDALDFDEQAEAVRDAEEFAERADLIVLDSATGFYRLERTGDNDGGQALRKVTRQVTHLLSLARKHDLAVVLTNQVFSDPEADRTRGLGGNTLEHWTGVVLRLERFRGGNRRATLEKHRSKAVGESTQFRITDNGLEGGDESSRL; encoded by the coding sequence GTGAACGACGAGGCGATCCCGACCGGCTGTGACCCGGTCGACGAGTTACTCGGTGGGGGATTCGAACGCGGGACCGTCACGCAGTTGTACGGCCCGCCGGCCGCGGGCAAGACGAACCTCGCGCTGTCGGCCGCCGTCGACACGGCCGCCGCCGGTGGGACGGCGGTCTACATCGACACCGAGGGCGTCTCGGTAGATCGATTCCAGCAGCTTCTAACGGCGTCCGTTGCCGACGAAGACGTCGAGGACGTCGCCTCGCGAATCGTCATCGAAGACGCCCTCGACTTCGACGAACAGGCAGAAGCCGTCCGCGACGCAGAAGAGTTCGCCGAACGCGCCGATCTGATCGTCCTCGACAGCGCGACCGGATTCTACCGCCTCGAGCGAACCGGCGATAACGACGGCGGGCAGGCGCTGCGGAAGGTCACTCGGCAGGTGACGCACCTCCTCTCGCTCGCCCGAAAGCACGACCTCGCGGTCGTTCTCACGAATCAGGTCTTCAGCGACCCCGAGGCCGACCGAACGCGTGGACTCGGCGGGAACACGCTCGAGCACTGGACCGGCGTCGTCCTCCGCCTCGAGCGATTCCGGGGAGGGAACCGGCGGGCGACGCTCGAGAAACACCGCTCGAAAGCCGTCGGCGAGTCGACGCAGTTTCGAATTACGGACAACGGACTCGAGGGTGGCGACGAGTCGTCCCGGCTCTGA
- a CDS encoding NADPH:quinone reductase → MRAVRLHEHGDADVLQVEDIERPTPDEDELLLEVAAAGVNPVDTYFRDGSYEPVAVPFTPGVDVSGVVAEVGENVEGFEEGDRVFGTGIGNGGSQGAYAEYATIPTDRVVHLPDDADLTEAGAAGVVAVTAWRALIDHADLDPAEYCLVHGGSGGVGHTAVQIADAVSARVITTASEAYHDDLASLGAETVLDYGRDDLAEAVLEESDGGVDAILDHRLDDYLQFDADVAATGCRVVGIGENSPDPGFTNDGAARSKDVSYQFMSMFNTPDLRVPLGGVAHLMASDALSIELARTYDLEDAGQAQVDVMNDSYLGKLVIEP, encoded by the coding sequence ATGCGCGCTGTCCGTCTTCACGAACACGGCGACGCCGACGTACTGCAGGTCGAAGACATCGAGCGACCGACGCCCGACGAGGACGAACTCCTCCTCGAGGTCGCCGCGGCCGGGGTCAACCCCGTCGATACCTACTTCCGAGACGGGTCGTACGAGCCAGTCGCAGTTCCGTTCACGCCCGGCGTCGACGTTTCGGGCGTCGTGGCCGAGGTCGGCGAGAACGTCGAGGGGTTCGAGGAGGGCGACCGCGTCTTCGGCACCGGAATCGGAAACGGGGGCTCACAGGGAGCGTACGCCGAGTACGCGACGATTCCGACCGACCGTGTCGTCCACCTTCCCGACGACGCCGATCTGACCGAAGCGGGTGCCGCCGGCGTCGTCGCCGTCACCGCCTGGCGGGCGCTCATCGACCACGCGGACCTCGACCCGGCCGAGTACTGTCTCGTCCACGGGGGCTCCGGCGGCGTCGGACACACCGCCGTCCAGATCGCCGACGCGGTCAGCGCTCGAGTGATTACGACCGCTTCCGAGGCATACCACGACGACCTCGCCTCCCTCGGCGCGGAGACCGTCCTCGACTACGGCCGAGACGATTTAGCTGAGGCCGTTCTCGAGGAAAGCGACGGCGGCGTCGACGCGATTCTCGACCACCGACTGGACGACTATCTCCAGTTCGACGCGGACGTCGCTGCGACCGGCTGTCGCGTCGTCGGGATCGGTGAGAACAGCCCCGACCCCGGCTTCACGAACGACGGTGCGGCCCGTTCGAAGGACGTCAGCTACCAGTTCATGAGCATGTTCAACACCCCCGACTTGCGCGTCCCGCTGGGCGGCGTCGCCCACCTCATGGCGAGCGACGCGCTCTCGATCGAACTCGCGCGGACGTACGACCTCGAGGACGCCGGGCAGGCACAGGTGGACGTGATGAACGACAGCTACCTTGGGAAATTGGTCATCGAACCCTGA
- a CDS encoding CAP domain-containing protein — MGDRHQPSTSGPENASDRAVIRGILRLFGTVVLIGALVVGAATIAPAVIDDIDGIDGFEGPNGVDMGPQPSPSSEPPPAGERDPDTTDPDDPGESTYESNVETIDTETVEDFVHAEVNDRRDDHDVDDLEWDGTVASVARAHSYDMADQEYFDHTNPDGQEPMERFTDVDDYCRGYGENIALTYIDRPVENTDTGETSEHQTAEQLATGLVDQWMNSTSHREAILEEDGVPEWDRGGVGVYVTDDGEVYASHNFCRQW; from the coding sequence ATGGGAGATCGCCATCAGCCGTCCACTTCGGGTCCCGAAAATGCCAGCGATCGAGCCGTGATCCGAGGGATCTTGCGGCTCTTCGGAACCGTCGTGCTCATCGGCGCACTCGTCGTCGGCGCGGCCACTATCGCACCCGCCGTTATTGACGACATCGACGGGATCGACGGCTTCGAAGGACCGAACGGCGTCGATATGGGTCCACAGCCCTCTCCGAGTTCCGAGCCACCACCTGCTGGTGAGCGTGATCCCGACACGACCGACCCCGACGACCCAGGTGAGTCGACGTACGAATCCAACGTCGAGACGATCGACACCGAGACCGTCGAAGACTTCGTCCACGCGGAGGTCAACGACCGTCGGGACGACCACGACGTCGACGACCTCGAGTGGGACGGAACGGTCGCCTCCGTCGCGCGTGCCCACAGTTACGATATGGCCGACCAGGAGTACTTCGACCACACGAATCCCGACGGACAGGAGCCGATGGAGCGCTTTACCGACGTCGACGACTACTGTCGGGGCTACGGCGAGAACATCGCCCTGACGTACATCGACCGCCCAGTCGAAAATACGGACACCGGCGAAACCAGCGAGCACCAGACCGCAGAGCAACTCGCCACCGGACTCGTCGATCAGTGGATGAACTCGACGTCTCACCGAGAAGCGATCCTCGAGGAAGATGGCGTTCCGGAGTGGGATCGCGGTGGCGTCGGCGTTTACGTGACTGACGACGGGGAAGTCTACGCGTCGCACAACTTCTGTCGGCAGTGGTGA
- a CDS encoding chalcone isomerase family protein codes for MNRRPTIGVVIGLAVVAIIVAGAAGIAVPDNPSSDAAENSSEPMTDATFPWGNVTADETADGTHVEVAAETDAGVSFSVTTASDAADDYSAEELETDSETDVETLSWGTVIHTTDSETGVTDVEVIVDAEDNVSVSVSSESDGDVYSESTSIVQSTGEDGEDGEDGDAGNGGDGGDGGDASSNVSISQSTESTTSTSSGDGVSIDIDADDG; via the coding sequence ATGAATCGACGACCGACGATCGGAGTCGTGATCGGACTCGCAGTCGTGGCGATCATCGTCGCGGGTGCGGCGGGGATCGCAGTTCCGGACAACCCCTCGAGCGACGCGGCAGAAAACAGTTCAGAACCGATGACAGACGCAACATTTCCCTGGGGGAACGTAACGGCCGACGAAACTGCCGACGGAACGCACGTCGAGGTGGCGGCTGAGACCGACGCCGGCGTCTCGTTTTCGGTGACGACCGCGTCCGACGCAGCTGACGACTACTCGGCGGAGGAACTCGAGACCGACTCCGAGACGGACGTCGAGACGCTCTCGTGGGGGACGGTGATCCACACGACCGATTCTGAAACCGGTGTGACGGACGTCGAGGTGATCGTCGACGCCGAAGATAACGTCTCGGTGTCCGTCTCGTCGGAGTCAGACGGCGACGTGTACTCGGAGTCGACGTCAATCGTTCAATCGACCGGTGAGGACGGCGAAGACGGCGAAGATGGCGACGCAGGTAACGGCGGTGATGGCGGCGACGGTGGCGACGCGAGTTCGAACGTGAGCATCAGCCAGTCGACCGAATCGACGACGAGCACCTCGAGTGGAGACGGCGTCTCGATCGATATCGACGCGGACGACGGCTAA
- a CDS encoding CDC48 family AAA ATPase, which yields MNEVQLEVAKAYPNDSGRGIARLDPDTLLHLKLSPGDIIEIEGADTTAAKVWRADRQDWNTDTVRIDGFTRQNADVGIGERVTIRKAEATKADKLTLAPPEEASVQFGSDAAGMVKRQILKRPVVGRDIVPVMSSTNHPFMRSPGQAIPLIAVETEPEGVVLITEDTDVELREEPISGFEKTGGGITYEDIGGLQNEIQRVREMVELPMKHPQIFKKLGIEPPQGVLLHGPPGTGKTLLAKAVANETSASFFSIAGPEIISKYYGESEQQLREIFEDASEESPAIIFIDELDSIAPKREDVTGEVERRVVAQLLTMMDGLEARGQVIVIAATNRVDSVDPALRRPGRFDREIEIGVPDEVGREEILQIHTRGMPLSDDVSLGHLADETHGFVGADIESLTKEAAMKALRRYLPEIDLDEEDIPPSLIDRMIVKREDFRGALNEVEPSAMREVLVELPKISWDDVGGLHSAKEQVQESVEWPLNNPDRFDRLGIDPPAGVLLYGPPGTGKTLMAKAVANETNANFISVRGPQLLSKWVGESEKAIRQTFRKARQVSPTVIFFDELDALAPGRGGEVGSNVSERVVNQLLTELDGLEEMENVMVIGATNRPDMIDPALLRSGRFDRLVMIGEPDIDGRERILEIHTEDTPLAADVTLREIAEITDGYVGSDLESIARESAIEALREDHEADIVEMRHFRQAMENVRPTITDDILEYYEQIEEEFQGGGSGGPGPTGRRGSRIGFQ from the coding sequence ATGAACGAAGTTCAACTGGAGGTTGCGAAGGCATACCCGAACGACTCGGGTCGTGGTATCGCCCGACTCGACCCGGACACGCTGTTACATCTGAAGCTCAGTCCGGGCGACATCATCGAAATTGAAGGTGCAGATACGACCGCCGCGAAGGTGTGGCGGGCAGACCGGCAGGACTGGAATACGGACACCGTCCGTATCGACGGGTTCACCCGCCAGAACGCCGACGTAGGGATCGGCGAGCGTGTGACGATCCGAAAAGCCGAGGCGACGAAGGCTGACAAGCTCACTCTCGCCCCACCCGAGGAGGCGTCGGTGCAGTTTGGCTCCGACGCAGCCGGCATGGTCAAACGACAGATCCTCAAGCGGCCGGTCGTCGGCCGCGACATCGTCCCGGTTATGTCCTCGACGAACCATCCATTCATGCGGTCGCCCGGACAGGCGATTCCGCTCATCGCCGTCGAGACGGAGCCGGAGGGTGTCGTCTTGATCACCGAAGACACCGACGTGGAACTCCGGGAAGAGCCGATCAGCGGCTTCGAGAAGACCGGAGGCGGGATCACCTACGAAGACATCGGCGGGCTCCAAAACGAGATTCAACGGGTCCGCGAGATGGTCGAACTGCCGATGAAACACCCCCAGATCTTCAAGAAACTGGGGATCGAGCCCCCACAGGGCGTCTTGCTTCACGGCCCACCCGGCACCGGGAAGACTCTGCTCGCGAAGGCCGTCGCCAACGAGACCTCCGCGAGTTTCTTCTCCATCGCCGGGCCGGAGATCATCTCCAAGTACTACGGCGAGTCCGAACAACAACTCAGGGAAATCTTCGAAGATGCAAGCGAGGAGTCGCCCGCGATCATCTTCATCGACGAACTGGACTCGATCGCACCGAAACGCGAGGACGTCACCGGCGAGGTCGAACGCCGTGTCGTCGCCCAGTTGTTGACGATGATGGACGGCCTCGAGGCTCGAGGTCAGGTCATCGTCATCGCGGCCACGAACCGCGTCGATTCGGTCGATCCCGCCCTTAGACGGCCCGGCCGATTCGACCGCGAGATCGAAATCGGCGTGCCTGACGAGGTCGGCCGCGAGGAGATCCTGCAGATCCACACCCGCGGCATGCCCCTTTCGGACGACGTCAGCCTCGGTCATCTGGCCGACGAGACCCACGGCTTCGTCGGCGCGGACATCGAGAGCCTGACGAAAGAGGCCGCGATGAAAGCCTTGCGCCGATACTTGCCGGAGATCGATTTGGACGAGGAGGACATCCCGCCGAGCCTGATCGACCGGATGATCGTCAAGCGCGAGGACTTCCGAGGCGCACTCAACGAGGTCGAACCCTCGGCGATGCGGGAGGTGCTCGTCGAACTACCGAAAATCTCCTGGGACGACGTCGGCGGTCTCCACTCCGCGAAAGAGCAAGTTCAGGAGTCCGTCGAGTGGCCACTGAACAACCCCGATCGATTCGATCGGCTCGGAATCGATCCGCCGGCTGGCGTCTTGCTCTATGGGCCACCCGGAACCGGGAAGACGCTCATGGCAAAAGCCGTGGCCAACGAGACGAACGCGAACTTCATCTCGGTCCGTGGACCACAGTTGCTCTCGAAGTGGGTCGGCGAATCGGAGAAGGCCATCCGGCAGACCTTCCGCAAGGCGCGCCAGGTCTCCCCGACGGTGATCTTCTTCGACGAACTCGACGCCCTCGCACCCGGGCGGGGCGGCGAAGTCGGCTCGAACGTCTCCGAGCGCGTCGTCAACCAACTCCTCACCGAACTCGACGGCCTCGAGGAAATGGAGAACGTGATGGTCATCGGCGCGACCAACCGACCCGACATGATCGATCCCGCACTCCTGCGCTCGGGCCGGTTCGATCGCCTCGTCATGATCGGCGAACCCGACATCGACGGGCGCGAGCGAATCCTCGAGATCCACACCGAGGACACGCCCCTCGCGGCGGACGTGACGCTGCGTGAAATCGCAGAGATCACTGACGGCTACGTCGGCAGCGACCTCGAGTCGATCGCTCGCGAGTCGGCGATCGAAGCCCTCCGAGAGGACCACGAGGCCGACATCGTCGAGATGCGCCACTTCCGACAGGCGATGGAGAACGTTCGGCCGACGATCACCGACGACATCCTCGAGTACTACGAGCAGATCGAAGAGGAGTTCCAGGGCGGCGGTTCGGGCGGTCCCGGGCCGACGGGCCGACGCGGCAGCCGAATCGGCTTCCAGTAA
- the larC gene encoding nickel pincer cofactor biosynthesis protein LarC — protein MKTLAFNGRMGASGDMILAALLDAGADPDALEPVTDALEVEYRIGETVKSGISSTTVGVYLTDRDETADDGSEDDHSHEHGDGDSHDHSHEHDNGHDHEHGDADDHDHSHEHSHSDDHSHTHAEGHGPHRSYLEVREIVEAMDLEPAVEADALAIFELLGEAEASVHGESLEEIHFHEVGADDAIADIVGAALLVHDLEIERIVTTPLATGGGSVSMSHGEYPVPTPAVVELAQRAEWSLRGGPVDTELLTPTGAAILAHLADGIESLPTLDLEGTGYGAGGYDLDPHPNVLRVLVGDDGARGGLEKDDIAVLETNLDDATPEVLGGLQETLADAGARDVSILPATMKKSRPGHLVKVICKPADRQRVARALAEETGTLGVRDAGATHRWIANREFETVEVDLEGEAYEVAVKIASDEDGEVYDVSAEYDDAAAVAAKTNCPIREVLRRAERAYSTEY, from the coding sequence ATGAAAACGCTCGCGTTCAATGGGCGCATGGGCGCAAGCGGTGACATGATCCTCGCCGCCTTGCTCGATGCCGGCGCGGACCCCGACGCCTTAGAACCCGTCACCGACGCACTCGAGGTCGAATACCGAATCGGCGAGACCGTCAAATCCGGGATTTCCTCGACGACGGTCGGTGTCTACCTGACAGATCGAGACGAAACGGCCGACGACGGGAGTGAAGACGACCACTCCCACGAACACGGTGACGGGGATAGTCACGATCACTCTCACGAGCACGACAACGGTCACGATCACGAACACGGTGACGCTGACGATCACGACCATTCCCACGAACACAGCCATTCCGACGACCACAGCCACACGCACGCCGAGGGACACGGTCCCCACCGAAGCTATCTCGAGGTCCGCGAAATCGTCGAAGCGATGGACCTCGAGCCGGCAGTCGAGGCCGACGCGCTCGCGATTTTCGAACTTCTCGGCGAAGCCGAGGCCAGTGTCCACGGGGAGTCACTCGAAGAGATTCACTTCCACGAGGTCGGGGCCGACGACGCCATCGCGGACATCGTCGGTGCGGCCCTGTTGGTACACGACCTCGAGATCGAACGAATCGTGACCACGCCGCTCGCGACGGGCGGTGGCTCCGTGTCGATGAGCCACGGCGAGTACCCCGTCCCCACCCCCGCGGTCGTCGAACTCGCCCAACGGGCTGAGTGGTCGCTTCGGGGTGGCCCCGTCGATACCGAACTCCTGACGCCCACCGGTGCGGCGATTCTGGCTCACCTTGCAGACGGCATCGAGTCGCTGCCGACGCTCGACCTCGAGGGTACCGGTTACGGCGCGGGTGGCTACGACCTCGACCCGCACCCGAACGTCCTTCGCGTGCTCGTCGGCGACGACGGAGCACGTGGCGGCCTCGAGAAGGACGATATCGCCGTCCTCGAGACGAACCTCGACGACGCGACACCGGAGGTCCTCGGCGGGTTACAGGAAACGCTCGCGGACGCGGGCGCGCGAGACGTTTCGATCCTCCCCGCGACGATGAAGAAGTCCCGTCCCGGCCACCTCGTGAAGGTCATCTGCAAGCCTGCGGACCGACAGCGGGTGGCTCGAGCGCTGGCCGAAGAGACGGGCACACTCGGCGTTCGGGATGCCGGGGCGACACATCGATGGATCGCGAATCGGGAGTTCGAAACGGTGGAGGTAGACCTCGAGGGCGAGGCGTACGAGGTTGCGGTAAAGATCGCCAGCGATGAGGATGGGGAGGTTTACGACGTCAGTGCTGAGTACGACGACGCGGCGGCTGTCGCAGCAAAAACAAACTGTCCGATACGAGAGGTGCTACGGCGTGCTGAACGGGCGTACTCAACAGAATACTGA
- a CDS encoding lycopene cyclase domain-containing protein, whose protein sequence is MTLDISVLGRYTYLATELFWGAVAAVLLYRTNALRKAGVTILALYPIAYLWDRYTLAVGIFDIKLRTGIDIAGIPLEEHLFMVVVPGLVVGFHETIFGTE, encoded by the coding sequence ATGACACTCGATATTAGTGTCCTCGGGCGGTACACCTATCTCGCGACTGAACTCTTCTGGGGTGCAGTCGCCGCCGTCTTACTGTACCGTACAAACGCACTCAGAAAGGCAGGGGTTACGATCCTTGCACTGTATCCAATCGCGTATCTCTGGGACCGATACACCCTCGCCGTCGGCATATTCGACATCAAACTCCGAACCGGGATCGATATCGCCGGCATCCCACTCGAGGAACACCTGTTCATGGTGGTCGTTCCGGGACTCGTCGTTGGGTTTCACGAGACGATCTTTGGGACCGAGTAA
- a CDS encoding CBS domain-containing protein, translated as MNIADIATRDFIEVDVGTRMGKVRSTFEDGNPKGIIVTDDGEYEGVISEREVLQSHVEDDAKVAALTKPSRNSPAPKVARDEDVRETARVLVESNSKVAPVFEHDDLWGVITDDAILEAVLENLDALTVDDIFTDDPVTLSEDDGVGKAINHLREHGISRLPVLNENGYLSGVVTTHDIADFVIRENHTTTTGDRVGDSQRLLDVPIYDIMTSPVETTTLDATAKAAVEQMLELDYAGLMVTPEDDDRTVIGVITKTDVLRALTFTEEEYMDVQITNISMLDTITRESIVQSIEGVSDKYADMQVMHAHVRFHEHNEKLRGTPLVQCQVRLRTNKGQVAGTGEGYGAENAFRVAVDKLERNVLEIKGITSDEEYRGQLLRKLNEI; from the coding sequence ATGAATATCGCTGATATCGCCACCCGAGATTTCATCGAAGTCGACGTTGGCACACGTATGGGGAAAGTCCGTTCGACCTTCGAGGATGGCAACCCCAAAGGAATTATCGTCACCGACGACGGGGAGTACGAGGGCGTCATCAGCGAACGGGAGGTGCTCCAATCCCACGTCGAGGACGACGCGAAGGTAGCCGCACTCACCAAACCGAGTCGCAACTCGCCGGCACCGAAGGTCGCTCGAGACGAAGACGTTCGAGAGACTGCGCGCGTGCTCGTCGAGAGCAACTCCAAAGTCGCGCCCGTTTTCGAACACGACGACCTCTGGGGCGTCATCACGGACGACGCGATTCTCGAGGCCGTTCTCGAGAACCTCGACGCGCTTACCGTCGACGATATCTTCACCGACGATCCGGTCACGCTGTCCGAGGACGACGGCGTCGGGAAGGCGATCAACCACCTGCGAGAACATGGCATCTCGCGTCTGCCCGTCCTCAACGAGAACGGCTACCTCTCCGGTGTCGTCACGACCCACGACATCGCCGACTTCGTCATCAGAGAGAATCACACCACGACGACGGGTGATCGCGTCGGCGACTCCCAGCGATTGCTCGATGTTCCCATCTACGATATCATGACCAGTCCCGTCGAGACGACGACGCTCGACGCCACCGCGAAAGCGGCCGTCGAGCAGATGCTCGAACTCGATTACGCGGGGCTCATGGTTACGCCCGAGGACGACGACCGAACCGTCATCGGCGTCATCACCAAGACGGACGTCCTCCGTGCACTCACCTTCACCGAAGAGGAGTACATGGACGTCCAGATTACCAACATCTCGATGCTCGACACCATCACTCGAGAGTCGATCGTCCAGAGTATCGAGGGAGTCTCCGATAAGTACGCGGACATGCAGGTAATGCACGCACACGTGCGCTTCCACGAACACAACGAGAAGCTCCGTGGCACGCCACTCGTCCAGTGTCAGGTTCGACTCCGAACCAACAAAGGACAGGTCGCCGGCACCGGCGAAGGATACGGGGCCGAGAACGCCTTCCGCGTCGCCGTCGACAAACTCGAGCGAAACGTTCTCGAGATCAAAGGAATCACGAGCGACGAGGAGTACCGCGGTCAACTCCTGCGAAAGCTCAACGAAATCTAG
- a CDS encoding AEC family transporter, translating to MEVLGRLLALLVVLVLGAGLRASGFLGASRTSRLNAVAYYLALPALIFVSTYDQAIGRLLSIELVAGLLVVLLVTASLAWIVHRNRDSRGRQSVAIVQSYHSNLGYLGLPLVAATFDAEVTAIASVVLGVITLVQLPLSLILLSTLNGASAAIADELRGLATNPVLLSLLAGLSVGSLGVTVPTNAATGLDVLGSIALPLALLCVGASLQIDVPTMDFGATGAVVGLKIVCMPALAWLVFSTLSVDAPTLTATVVMFATPTAVSTYVFAAELGGDSEFASLNVFATTLVSMATLFVVISLVP from the coding sequence ATGGAAGTGCTCGGCCGGTTGCTGGCGTTGCTCGTCGTCTTGGTGCTCGGCGCGGGACTGCGAGCGTCGGGATTCCTCGGTGCGAGCCGGACGAGTCGATTGAACGCGGTTGCGTACTATCTTGCGTTGCCGGCACTCATCTTCGTCTCGACGTACGACCAGGCGATCGGTCGGCTGCTCTCGATCGAACTGGTTGCGGGCTTACTCGTCGTACTGCTCGTCACGGCGAGTCTCGCGTGGATCGTCCATCGAAATCGGGACTCGAGGGGACGCCAGAGCGTCGCAATCGTCCAGTCGTATCACTCGAATTTGGGCTATCTCGGGCTTCCGCTGGTGGCGGCGACGTTCGACGCGGAGGTCACCGCAATTGCGAGTGTCGTCCTCGGCGTGATTACGCTGGTGCAACTCCCGCTGTCGCTGATCCTGTTGTCGACGCTCAACGGTGCGAGTGCGGCGATCGCCGACGAGTTGCGTGGGCTCGCGACCAATCCGGTGTTGCTCTCGTTGCTCGCCGGACTCTCCGTCGGGTCTCTTGGCGTAACGGTGCCCACGAACGCCGCGACCGGACTGGACGTGCTCGGTTCGATTGCCCTCCCGCTGGCGTTGCTCTGTGTCGGAGCGTCGTTACAGATCGATGTTCCCACGATGGATTTCGGTGCAACGGGAGCCGTCGTCGGCCTCAAAATCGTCTGCATGCCCGCACTCGCGTGGCTCGTCTTCTCGACGCTGTCCGTCGACGCGCCAACGCTGACGGCGACGGTCGTGATGTTCGCGACGCCCACTGCCGTCTCGACGTACGTCTTCGCCGCCGAACTCGGCGGGGACTCCGAGTTCGCGTCACTGAACGTCTTCGCGACGACGCTCGTCTCGATGGCGACGCTGTTCGTCGTAATCTCGCTCGTCCCATGA
- a CDS encoding YihY/virulence factor BrkB family protein, with translation MNISETLVSIYRTASDRDLTFLAAGFAYYAFVSVIPLVLLALVVGSLLGGEATAERLILVAGDFLPEAGEALVVEALTTESGRSQATAVALVVSTWGALKVFRGLSLAFERIYDEAVEVTIVDQLKDGLVVIFAGVGALALMILIGTVLGLAADALPFGGWLSWLSLLIGLILVFLPMYYVLPPVPVEVTEILPGAVVAAVGWTGLQGGFQLYAANASQYEAYGAVGVVILFVTWLYFAGILILLGAVVNVVLADHSPVE, from the coding sequence ATGAATATCTCTGAGACACTCGTGTCGATATACCGGACAGCGAGTGATCGCGACCTCACATTTCTCGCGGCTGGGTTCGCCTACTACGCGTTCGTTTCGGTGATCCCGCTCGTCCTCCTCGCGCTCGTCGTCGGCTCGTTGCTCGGGGGCGAAGCGACCGCCGAACGGCTGATTCTGGTTGCCGGGGACTTCCTGCCGGAAGCAGGCGAAGCACTCGTCGTCGAGGCATTGACGACGGAGTCCGGCCGGTCTCAGGCGACTGCCGTCGCACTCGTCGTCTCGACGTGGGGTGCGCTCAAGGTCTTTCGTGGACTCAGTCTCGCGTTCGAGCGAATCTACGACGAAGCCGTCGAGGTGACGATCGTCGATCAGCTCAAAGATGGCCTCGTCGTGATCTTCGCCGGCGTTGGCGCGCTCGCGTTGATGATCCTGATCGGAACGGTCCTCGGCCTCGCAGCGGACGCACTTCCGTTCGGAGGGTGGCTTAGCTGGCTCTCTTTGCTGATCGGACTGATCCTGGTCTTCCTCCCGATGTACTACGTGTTGCCACCAGTTCCCGTCGAAGTCACCGAAATCCTTCCCGGCGCCGTCGTCGCCGCCGTCGGCTGGACGGGTCTCCAGGGTGGATTCCAGCTCTACGCGGCCAATGCCAGCCAGTACGAGGCCTACGGTGCTGTGGGCGTGGTTATCCTCTTCGTCACCTGGCTCTACTTCGCCGGCATCCTCATCCTCCTTGGAGCCGTCGTCAACGTCGTGCTCGCCGACCACTCGCCCGTGGAGTAA